Sequence from the Actinocatenispora sera genome:
CCACCGCGGCGCAGCGCGGTCAGCGCGGGTGCGAGCGACGGCCGCCAGCGCGCCACGTCCAGCTCGGCGAGCGCCTGGGTGGACGCCGCGAGCGCCAGCCCCAGCTCGGCTTCGGCCTCGGACGGGGTGACCAGGTCGGCCGGCAGACCGCCGGGGGCGATCTCGTACCCGCGCCAGGTGATCGCAAGCCACGTGTCGCCGGAGCCGGACGTGTACTCCCGGGGCTCCGGGACCAGGCCGACGCCGCCGGCGACGATCCCCTCGCCGGCGAGCAGCGCGGCGGAGGTGAAGGCGCCGGGGCCGGGCAGGCCGCGCGGATCGCCGGGCGCCGGCAGTACCAGCCGGATCTGCTCGGGTGGCAGCTTGGCCAGCGCGGTCAACGCCTCCCGCAGGGTCTGCTCCCGGACGCTGCCCGGCATGTCCAGCACCGCGTGGTCGGTGCCGTCCTCCAGCGCGACGGCGGCGTCGTCGAACGGCACCAGCCCGGCCCGCCACGAGCGGATCCACGGGGTGAGCCGCACGGTGGGCCGCACACTGGTCGCCACGGACTGGACCGGATCAGCGGACATGCCTCCCAGGGTAGAGGCAGCGTCCGGCGGCTGCCGCCCACGTACCCGGCGTGCCGACGTGACCGGATCCACTCCGCCGGTTACGGTCGCGACGTGCGCAGTCCGTTTCGCCGCCGGGACGACCGGCAGGCCGACCGTTACGGCACCGACGTGCTCGCGGGCGACCGCAACCGGCGCCGGACGGTGCCGGTGGTCGACGCCGAGCCGGGGCTGGTCGTGGAGGACGCCGACGGCGGCTTCTGCGGCGCCGTCGTCGGGTTCGAGGCCGACGCGGTGGTGCTGGCCGACCGGCACAACCGGCGGCGGCTGTTTCCGCTGGTGCCGGGCGGGTTCCTGATCGACGGCAAGGTGGTGACGCTGCGCCGCCCGGCGCGGCCTGCGACGCCCGCGGTGCGCCGGCTCACCGCCTCCGGCTCGATCGCGGTACCGGACTCGCCGGCGAAGGTGGCCCGGGCCAGCCGGATCTGGGTGGAGGGCCTGCACGATGCGGCGCTGGTGGAGAAGATCTGGGGCGACGACCTGCGGGTCGAGGGTGTCGTGGTCGAACCGCTGTCCGGGGTGGACGATCTGGTCGGTGCGGTGGGGCAGTTCGAGCCGGGCCCCGACCGGCGGCTCGGCGTGCTGGTCGACCACCTGGTTGCCGGCAGCAAGGAGAGCCGGATCGTCGCGCAGGTGACCTCGCCGTACGTGCTGGTCACCGGCCACCCGTACGTGGACATCTGGCAGGCGGTGAAGCCGGCGAAGG
This genomic interval carries:
- a CDS encoding DUF3097 domain-containing protein; amino-acid sequence: MRSPFRRRDDRQADRYGTDVLAGDRNRRRTVPVVDAEPGLVVEDADGGFCGAVVGFEADAVVLADRHNRRRLFPLVPGGFLIDGKVVTLRRPARPATPAVRRLTASGSIAVPDSPAKVARASRIWVEGLHDAALVEKIWGDDLRVEGVVVEPLSGVDDLVGAVGQFEPGPDRRLGVLVDHLVAGSKESRIVAQVTSPYVLVTGHPYVDIWQAVKPAKVGIRAWPEVPKGQPWKEGVCAALGVSDPGALWRRILASVRDYRDVEAPLLGAVEHLIDFVTTPTD